Proteins encoded together in one Chitinophaga lutea window:
- a CDS encoding YceD family protein, whose translation MKQLREFDIAFVGLTPGVHTFQYQITDSFFENYGQQDFSNCNATVKLQFDKKNNLFLLKFEVGGTVTVTCDRCGQPFEMQLWDDFNQVVKLVENPDELSGDEDPDITYISRTESHLNVADFVYEFINLSIPMQRIHPDDANGKSGCDPKVLEMLEKLNKQGEDTTNPIWKGLEKFRDN comes from the coding sequence AACTCCGCGAATTCGACATAGCTTTTGTAGGTCTGACGCCCGGAGTGCATACATTCCAATACCAGATCACGGATAGTTTCTTTGAAAACTACGGCCAGCAGGATTTTTCGAACTGTAATGCCACCGTAAAGTTACAATTTGACAAGAAAAATAACCTTTTCCTGTTAAAATTCGAGGTGGGCGGTACGGTGACGGTTACCTGCGACCGGTGCGGACAGCCGTTCGAGATGCAGCTGTGGGACGATTTCAACCAGGTGGTAAAGCTGGTGGAGAATCCCGACGAGCTGAGCGGGGATGAAGATCCGGACATTACCTACATTTCCAGGACGGAATCGCACCTGAATGTGGCAGATTTTGTTTATGAATTCATCAACCTGAGCATTCCGATGCAAAGGATCCACCCGGACGATGCCAACGGCAAAAGCGGCTGCGACCCGAAAGTGCTCGAGATGCTGGAAAAATTGAACAAACAGGGCGAAGACACCACTAATCCGATCTGGAAAGGGTTGGAGAAGTTCCGGGACAATTAA
- the rpmF gene encoding 50S ribosomal protein L32 — protein MPNPKRRHSQQRSAKRRTHYKAFAETLSTDSATGEVHLRHRAHWVENKLFYKGKVVLEKQAAVK, from the coding sequence ATGCCGAATCCTAAACGTAGACATTCGCAGCAAAGATCAGCAAAAAGAAGAACGCACTACAAGGCTTTTGCTGAAACATTAAGCACAGACAGCGCTACGGGCGAAGTGCACCTGAGACACCGTGCTCATTGGGTAGAGAACAAACTGTTCTATAAAGGAAAAGTTGTTTTGGAAAAACAAGCTGCCGTTAAATAA
- the plsX gene encoding phosphate acyltransferase PlsX, with amino-acid sequence MRIGLDMMGGDYAPAEAVKGVKLFLDSVATDVHLVLIGDEQALTPLLADAQLDQSRYSVVHSSQLIGMNEHPTKALKEKPHSSIAIGFHLLHNKKIGAFISAGNTGAMMVGAIYSIKLIDGVQRPTISTILPRENGNPGLLLDVGINADCKPENLVQFAVLGSLYSQYVMGTPNPKVGLLNIGEEEGKGNLLAQATYPLLKESRQINFIGNVEGRDAFKDTADVIVCEGFTGNVVLKMAESFHDIMVRRNIKDEYMDKFDFEQYGGTPVLGVSEPVIIGHGISGARAFSNMIVLAQRMIESKLLDKIKESFVAVQEG; translated from the coding sequence ATGAGAATCGGGCTTGATATGATGGGTGGCGATTACGCGCCCGCAGAAGCAGTAAAAGGAGTTAAATTATTTTTAGACAGTGTTGCAACAGATGTGCATCTGGTTTTAATTGGTGACGAGCAGGCCTTGACACCTTTACTGGCCGATGCGCAACTGGACCAATCAAGATATTCAGTTGTTCATTCATCCCAGCTCATCGGGATGAATGAACACCCTACCAAAGCGCTCAAAGAGAAGCCGCATTCTTCCATCGCTATCGGCTTTCATCTCCTGCACAACAAAAAGATTGGAGCTTTCATCAGCGCCGGTAACACCGGGGCCATGATGGTAGGCGCCATTTATTCCATTAAACTCATCGACGGGGTACAACGCCCCACCATTTCCACCATTTTACCACGGGAAAACGGTAACCCGGGCCTTTTGCTCGACGTTGGCATCAACGCCGACTGCAAACCCGAAAACCTGGTGCAGTTCGCCGTGCTCGGCTCCCTTTATTCCCAGTACGTGATGGGCACTCCCAACCCTAAAGTGGGCCTGCTCAATATCGGGGAAGAAGAAGGCAAGGGCAACCTGCTGGCACAGGCCACCTATCCCCTGCTGAAAGAATCCAGGCAGATCAACTTCATCGGTAACGTGGAAGGCCGCGACGCCTTCAAAGACACCGCCGACGTGATCGTTTGCGAGGGCTTCACCGGCAACGTGGTGCTCAAAATGGCGGAATCGTTCCATGATATTATGGTCCGCCGCAATATCAAAGACGAGTACATGGATAAATTCGACTTCGAGCAATACGGCGGAACGCCCGTACTCGGGGTGTCCGAACCGGTGATCATCGGCCACGGCATCTCCGGGGCCCGCGCTTTCTCCAACATGATCGTGCTGGCGCAGCGGATGATCGAAAGCAAACTCCTCGACAAAATCAAAGAAAGCTTTGTAGCGGTACAGGAAGGGTAA
- a CDS encoding sensor histidine kinase, producing MLDSKEIRLFILRNGYLLIVAAWLFTFAFLFNNYWSYYSSPHGVQRSLESDIRTREQSFQELATDTAAVRTLFSGRYSEASLNDIYRENYFVFAFDTVENGHKMVFWSTNTVQPPLHEELRPGTSFRKLANGYYVVVAHPYSSGRYLVGLIPVKQEYAINNEYLPGHFYGRPAIGREYTINSRPPGLPVLNSANTILFYLHYDPAKSEASPSLMSVLLLTLGCICVFIFINLFATLIAKKLSPVKGFVFLLVIVLTFRVLSYLYAFPIDLGTLNLFQPTIYAKDDVFRSLGDLMLNVLFTFWLILFFRQHVRTIHPPVVRKKWQSRFIIGAAGLVMFIAGQFLLDLIRSLVIDSKISYDVTNFFSLNEYSVIGSMCLGFIAISFLFFSQIVNYLLNQLTDFQYRSKYIALAAVGLVWLAFRFNQPDFSASVVLFFWLLAYVVILDLLELRFSQGSASLPFIMWMLMMTVTTSAVLIYYNNQKELDTRLNVARNLSKQRDLYLETLLTDVGDRLAKDPEVRQFFVQPTLESKRVLERTLEEKYFSRYLNRFNISFHTFDAEGRPLFNRSLDTLEQFNARIMTGSELPHVMGRDLYYDERSFNDYSYIGKKEFTGYNDFVSGYLFYEVRSEPEIAQRDRLYPELLIESGMQDVDAAYADQYSTAVYDKGALVLNHSSYPFKTVLAPREIPAADLVVEEVDGYSLLYYRASKDKLVVVAKPTRNFLEFITLFAYMFCLFLLIIGLYSLFDLLIKARMRISNLRNLVKLSIRSKVQGTIIFAVTFAFLALGLTTILFFIGRYRVENAEKLSNTVHGIGREIESAFHVQREFDEMEMIFDSIFVKDLSSAIGEIATEHNVDINVYNVNGLLELSAQPLMIEKGLLSEVMNPLAYYQLSRLDKIQYIQEERIGDMKYISGYIPLRNKGNVFAYLNVPYFATQTELNQQISTFLVALITINAFIFLIAGLLVLLISNTITKSFSLITDKLRHVNLGQHNEEILWDKDDEIGLLVKEYNKMVQKLEVSAAMLAKSEREGAWREMARQVAHEIKNPLTPMKLSIQYLQRAIANDSPDVKALSRNVANTLVEQIEHLSNIASDFAAFAYISKGNNEVFSLGEVLQSVTALYMSSPECHIYFGRQDKPYPIAADKTQINRLFTNLLQNAIQAIPEGREGHISISMKDEDGQVTVEVTDNGTGIPPEVRPKIFVPNFTTKSSGTGLGLAMCKNIVEQAGGEIWFETSPGIGTTFFVRLPLVK from the coding sequence ATGCTCGACAGTAAGGAAATAAGATTGTTCATCCTCCGGAACGGTTACCTGCTCATCGTAGCGGCATGGCTGTTCACGTTCGCGTTCCTGTTCAACAATTACTGGAGTTATTATTCCTCGCCCCATGGCGTGCAGCGCAGCCTGGAAAGCGACATCCGTACCCGGGAGCAGTCTTTCCAGGAGCTCGCGACCGACACGGCGGCCGTCAGAACGCTGTTCAGCGGGCGGTACAGCGAGGCGTCGCTCAACGACATCTACCGCGAGAACTACTTCGTGTTCGCCTTCGATACGGTCGAGAACGGGCATAAAATGGTGTTCTGGAGCACCAATACCGTGCAGCCGCCCCTGCACGAAGAACTGCGGCCGGGCACCAGTTTCCGGAAACTGGCCAACGGTTATTACGTGGTGGTGGCGCATCCGTATTCCTCCGGCCGCTACCTCGTGGGGCTCATTCCCGTGAAGCAGGAGTACGCCATCAACAACGAATACCTGCCGGGGCATTTTTACGGCCGCCCCGCCATCGGCCGGGAATATACCATCAACAGCCGCCCGCCGGGCCTGCCGGTGCTCAATTCGGCCAATACCATCCTGTTTTACCTGCATTACGATCCGGCCAAATCCGAAGCCTCGCCCAGCCTTATGAGCGTGCTGCTGCTCACGCTGGGCTGCATCTGCGTATTCATTTTCATCAACCTGTTCGCCACCCTCATCGCCAAAAAATTATCGCCGGTAAAGGGGTTCGTTTTCCTGCTGGTCATCGTGCTTACTTTCCGGGTGCTGAGTTACCTGTACGCGTTCCCGATCGACCTGGGCACGCTCAACCTTTTCCAGCCCACGATTTACGCAAAGGACGATGTGTTCCGCTCGCTCGGCGACCTGATGCTGAACGTGCTGTTCACCTTCTGGCTCATCCTGTTTTTCCGCCAGCATGTGCGCACCATCCACCCGCCCGTGGTCCGCAAGAAATGGCAGAGCCGCTTCATCATCGGCGCGGCGGGCCTTGTGATGTTCATCGCCGGGCAGTTCCTGCTCGATCTTATCCGGAGCCTCGTGATCGACTCCAAGATCTCGTACGATGTAACGAACTTCTTCAGCCTGAACGAATACAGCGTGATCGGCAGCATGTGCCTCGGTTTCATCGCCATCAGCTTCCTGTTCTTCTCACAGATCGTCAATTACCTGCTCAACCAGCTCACCGATTTCCAGTACCGCTCCAAATACATCGCGCTGGCGGCCGTGGGCCTCGTATGGCTGGCCTTCCGCTTCAACCAGCCGGATTTCAGCGCTTCCGTGGTGCTCTTCTTCTGGCTGCTGGCCTACGTGGTGATCCTCGACCTGCTGGAGCTGCGCTTCAGCCAGGGATCGGCCTCGCTGCCGTTTATCATGTGGATGCTCATGATGACGGTGACCACCTCGGCCGTGCTCATTTATTACAATAACCAGAAAGAGCTCGATACCCGCCTCAACGTAGCGAGGAACCTCTCCAAACAGCGCGATCTCTACCTCGAAACGCTGCTGACGGATGTGGGCGACCGCCTCGCGAAAGACCCGGAAGTACGGCAGTTTTTCGTGCAGCCCACGCTCGAAAGCAAACGCGTGCTCGAAAGAACGCTGGAAGAAAAATATTTCTCGCGCTACCTCAACCGTTTCAACATCTCCTTCCATACGTTCGACGCGGAAGGCCGCCCGCTCTTTAACCGCTCGCTCGATACGCTGGAACAGTTCAACGCCCGCATCATGACCGGGAGCGAACTGCCGCATGTCATGGGCCGCGACCTGTATTACGACGAGCGCAGCTTCAACGATTACAGCTACATCGGCAAAAAGGAATTTACCGGCTATAACGATTTTGTATCGGGATACCTGTTTTATGAAGTGCGATCCGAACCGGAGATCGCGCAGCGCGACCGCCTTTACCCCGAACTGCTGATCGAAAGCGGCATGCAGGATGTGGATGCGGCGTACGCGGACCAGTATTCCACCGCCGTGTACGACAAGGGGGCGCTGGTGCTCAACCACAGCAGCTATCCTTTTAAAACCGTGCTGGCCCCGCGTGAAATACCGGCGGCCGACCTGGTGGTGGAGGAAGTGGACGGTTATTCGCTGTTGTATTACCGCGCGTCGAAAGACAAACTGGTGGTGGTCGCCAAACCCACGCGCAATTTCCTCGAGTTCATCACGCTGTTCGCCTACATGTTCTGCCTCTTTCTGCTGATCATCGGCCTGTACAGTCTTTTCGACCTGCTCATCAAGGCGCGCATGCGCATTTCCAACCTGCGCAACCTCGTCAAACTGAGCATCCGCAGCAAGGTGCAGGGCACCATCATATTCGCGGTCACCTTCGCGTTCCTGGCGCTGGGCCTCACCACGATCCTCTTTTTCATCGGCCGTTACCGCGTGGAGAACGCGGAGAAACTGAGCAATACCGTACACGGCATCGGCCGCGAAATCGAAAGCGCCTTCCACGTGCAGCGCGAGTTCGATGAAATGGAAATGATCTTCGATTCCATTTTCGTGAAAGACCTCTCGTCCGCCATCGGCGAAATCGCCACCGAGCACAACGTAGACATCAACGTGTACAACGTCAACGGCCTGCTGGAATTATCCGCGCAGCCGCTGATGATCGAAAAGGGGCTGCTTTCCGAAGTGATGAACCCGCTGGCCTATTACCAGCTCTCCCGGCTCGATAAGATACAGTACATCCAGGAAGAGCGCATCGGCGATATGAAATACATCAGCGGGTACATTCCCCTGCGCAACAAAGGCAACGTGTTCGCTTACCTCAACGTGCCGTATTTCGCGACGCAGACGGAGCTGAACCAGCAGATCTCCACCTTCCTGGTGGCGCTCATCACCATCAACGCGTTCATTTTCCTCATCGCGGGCCTGCTGGTGCTGCTGATCTCCAATACCATCACCAAATCGTTCTCGCTCATTACCGACAAGCTGCGCCATGTGAACCTGGGGCAGCATAACGAAGAGATCCTCTGGGATAAAGACGACGAGATCGGCCTGCTGGTGAAGGAATACAACAAGATGGTGCAGAAGCTGGAAGTGAGCGCGGCCATGCTGGCCAAAAGCGAAAGGGAAGGGGCCTGGCGCGAAATGGCACGGCAGGTGGCCCACGAGATCAAGAACCCCCTCACCCCCATGAAACTCAGCATCCAGTACCTGCAACGGGCCATCGCCAATGATTCGCCCGATGTGAAAGCCCTTTCCCGGAACGTGGCCAACACGCTGGTGGAGCAGATCGAGCACCTGTCCAACATCGCCTCCGATTTTGCGGCCTTTGCCTATATCAGCAAGGGGAACAATGAGGTGTTTTCCCTGGGGGAGGTGCTGCAGTCGGTCACCGCCCTGTACATGAGCAGCCCGGAGTGCCATATCTATTTCGGGCGGCAAGACAAACCCTACCCCATCGCCGCGGACAAGACGCAGATCAACCGCCTTTTCACCAACCTGCTGCAGAATGCCATCCAGGCCATCCCCGAGGGCCGGGAAGGGCATATTTCGATCAGTATGAAGGACGAAGACGGGCAGGTGACCGTGGAGGTTACCGATAATGGCACGGGCATTCCGCCCGAGGTGCGGCCGAAGATCTTTGTGCCCAACTTCACCACCAAATCGTCCGGCACCGGGCTGGGCCTCGCCATGTGTAAAAACATCGTGGAGCAGGCCGGCGGCGAAATCTGGTTTGAAACTTCCCCCGGTATCGGCACCACTTTCTTTGTGAGATTGCCGCTTGTAAAGTAA
- the mazG gene encoding nucleoside triphosphate pyrophosphohydrolase, which yields MQPEKAFSRLLQIMDDLREKCPWDRKQTLQSLRQQTIEELYELTDAITEEDYKSIREELGDLMLHIVFYAKIGSEKQAFTITDVLNGICEKLIARHPHIYGDVKVENEEDVKQNWEKLKLKEGKESVLSGVPVSLPALVKAMRLQTKAKTVGFEWDDTAQVLEKVKEETRELEEAVAKGDQNEIEAEFGDLMFALVNYSRFLKVDAENALERTNKKFIRRFKAMETLAAQSGRTLDEMSLMEMDGLWNEIKKGE from the coding sequence ATGCAGCCCGAAAAAGCCTTTAGCCGGTTATTGCAGATTATGGACGATTTGCGGGAAAAATGCCCCTGGGACAGGAAGCAGACCCTTCAGTCGCTCCGCCAGCAAACCATCGAAGAATTGTATGAACTGACGGACGCGATCACCGAGGAAGACTATAAAAGCATCCGGGAAGAGCTGGGCGACCTGATGCTGCATATCGTGTTTTACGCCAAGATCGGCTCGGAGAAGCAGGCGTTCACCATCACCGACGTGCTCAACGGCATCTGCGAAAAACTCATCGCCCGCCACCCGCATATCTACGGCGATGTGAAAGTGGAGAACGAAGAAGACGTCAAACAGAACTGGGAGAAGCTGAAGCTGAAGGAAGGCAAGGAATCCGTGCTGAGCGGGGTGCCCGTGTCGCTGCCCGCCCTCGTGAAAGCGATGCGGCTGCAAACGAAAGCCAAAACCGTGGGGTTTGAGTGGGACGATACGGCCCAGGTGCTGGAAAAAGTGAAGGAAGAGACCCGCGAGCTGGAAGAGGCCGTGGCCAAGGGTGATCAAAACGAAATAGAGGCCGAATTCGGCGATCTGATGTTCGCCCTGGTCAATTACAGCCGTTTCCTGAAAGTGGACGCCGAAAACGCCCTCGAACGCACGAATAAGAAGTTCATCCGCCGCTTCAAGGCGATGGAAACACTGGCCGCCCAAAGCGGCAGAACGCTCGATGAAATGAGCCTCATGGAAATGGACGGCCTGTGGAACGAAATAAAAAAGGGCGAATAA
- a CDS encoding Tex family protein translates to MNPKHVALISAELGISMKQAESTMGLLAEGSTVPFISRYRKEQTGSLDEVQIGKVEDLSKRYQEVDDRRAFIIKTITEQDKMTPELLEKLEASWVLAELEDMYLPYKPKRKTRATVAIEKGLEPLARLIFEQDNNEVAAAAETFINEQVASGDEALKGARDIIAEWINENAELRDKLRKLFTNTGVFTSKVIEGKEAEGVKYKDYFDFNEPLHSIPSHRVLAILRAESEGILFGNIAPAEEDASEIIHKQFVKGNGAAAEQVSKAAADAYKRLLRPSLENEFRATAKERADTEAIEVFAENLRQLLLAAPLGPKAVIAIDPGYRTGCKTVALDEQGNMLAHDVIFPLEKNYKSQDAENLLRNWVNKYETAAIAVGNGTAGRETEEFVKKIDFGRKVNVFMVNESGASVYSASEVAREEFPNEDVTVRGSVSIGRRLIDPLAELVKIDPKAIGVGQYQHDVNQSHLKQSLDRVVVSCVNNVGVNLNTASKHLLAYVSGLGPSLAENIVKYRKENGAFKNRKELKKVSRLGEKAFEQCAGFLRIENGDNPLDNSAVHPERYPLVEAIAAKQQCSIEELLGKDDLRKQINIKEFISEEVGQLTIEDILKELAKPSRDPRDEIAIFEYAEGIKSMEDVKPGMTLPGVVTNITAFGAFVDIGVKQDGLVHISHLSNKFISNPNEAVKLNQKVMVTVLEVDIARKRISLSMKTNEPATGGGGQRREQRKEQKPAKEAPLNDFQAKLLALKSKFK, encoded by the coding sequence ATGAATCCGAAACACGTGGCGCTCATTTCTGCTGAGCTGGGCATTTCGATGAAGCAGGCTGAGAGTACCATGGGCTTACTGGCCGAAGGCTCTACCGTACCGTTCATCAGCCGTTACCGCAAGGAGCAGACCGGCAGCCTGGACGAGGTACAGATCGGTAAAGTGGAAGACCTCTCCAAACGTTACCAGGAGGTGGACGACCGCCGTGCCTTCATTATCAAGACCATCACGGAGCAGGATAAAATGACGCCTGAGCTGCTGGAGAAACTGGAGGCCAGCTGGGTGCTGGCGGAGCTGGAGGACATGTACCTCCCCTACAAACCCAAGCGTAAGACCCGCGCTACCGTGGCCATCGAAAAAGGCCTGGAGCCCCTCGCCAGACTGATCTTCGAGCAGGATAATAACGAAGTGGCGGCGGCCGCCGAAACGTTCATCAACGAACAGGTGGCCAGCGGCGATGAAGCCCTCAAAGGCGCCCGCGACATCATCGCGGAATGGATCAATGAAAATGCGGAGCTGCGCGACAAACTGCGCAAGCTCTTTACCAATACCGGCGTGTTCACTTCCAAGGTGATCGAAGGCAAAGAAGCCGAGGGTGTGAAGTACAAGGATTATTTCGACTTCAACGAGCCCCTGCACAGCATTCCTTCCCACCGCGTACTGGCCATCCTGCGCGCGGAATCGGAAGGCATCCTGTTCGGCAACATCGCTCCCGCGGAAGAAGATGCCTCGGAGATCATCCACAAACAATTCGTAAAAGGCAACGGCGCCGCCGCCGAACAGGTGAGCAAGGCCGCCGCGGATGCCTACAAGCGCCTGCTGCGCCCCTCGCTCGAAAACGAGTTCAGGGCCACCGCCAAAGAACGCGCCGATACCGAGGCCATCGAAGTATTCGCCGAAAACCTGCGCCAGCTGCTGCTGGCCGCACCGCTCGGGCCCAAAGCCGTGATCGCCATCGACCCCGGATACCGTACCGGCTGTAAAACCGTGGCGCTCGACGAACAGGGCAACATGCTCGCGCACGACGTCATCTTCCCCCTTGAAAAGAACTACAAGAGCCAGGACGCGGAAAACCTGCTGCGCAACTGGGTGAACAAATATGAGACCGCGGCCATCGCCGTAGGCAACGGCACCGCCGGCCGCGAAACAGAAGAGTTCGTGAAAAAGATCGACTTCGGGCGCAAGGTGAACGTGTTCATGGTGAACGAAAGCGGCGCCTCCGTGTATTCCGCTTCCGAAGTGGCCCGTGAGGAATTCCCCAACGAGGACGTGACCGTGCGCGGCTCCGTATCCATCGGCCGCCGCCTCATCGACCCGCTGGCCGAACTGGTGAAGATCGACCCGAAAGCCATCGGCGTGGGCCAGTACCAGCACGACGTGAACCAGAGCCACCTCAAACAGAGCCTCGACCGCGTGGTGGTGAGCTGCGTGAACAACGTGGGCGTGAACCTGAACACCGCCTCCAAACACCTGCTGGCGTACGTTTCCGGCCTCGGCCCTTCCCTCGCGGAAAACATCGTGAAATACCGCAAGGAAAACGGCGCTTTCAAAAACAGGAAAGAACTGAAAAAAGTAAGCCGCCTCGGCGAAAAAGCATTCGAACAATGCGCCGGCTTCCTCCGTATCGAGAACGGCGACAACCCGCTCGATAACTCCGCCGTACACCCCGAACGTTATCCGCTGGTAGAGGCCATCGCCGCCAAACAGCAATGTTCCATCGAAGAACTGCTCGGCAAGGACGACCTCCGCAAACAGATCAATATCAAGGAATTCATCAGCGAAGAAGTAGGTCAGCTCACCATCGAAGACATTCTCAAGGAACTGGCCAAACCCAGCCGCGACCCGCGCGACGAGATCGCCATCTTCGAATATGCCGAAGGCATCAAGAGCATGGAAGACGTGAAACCCGGCATGACGCTGCCCGGCGTGGTGACCAACATCACCGCCTTCGGCGCCTTCGTCGACATCGGGGTGAAACAGGACGGCCTGGTGCACATCTCCCACCTGTCCAACAAATTCATCAGCAACCCCAACGAAGCCGTGAAACTGAACCAGAAGGTGATGGTAACGGTGCTGGAAGTGGACATCGCGCGCAAACGCATTTCACTCTCCATGAAAACCAACGAGCCCGCCACCGGCGGCGGCGGACAGCGCAGGGAACAACGCAAAGAGCAGAAACCCGCGAAAGAAGCGCCGCTGAACGACTTCCAGGCGAAACTGCTGGCGCTGAAGTCGAAGTTCAAATAG
- a CDS encoding helix-turn-helix domain-containing protein: MKSLKNIEKELTPKEIAESLIFPDTRSPKQREALLEAYSEHRKKGSAKQSEKAKLIALLLQLKFLIEDYIASDKFNKELYFGYFLKEYIQRLEKKNKEFAQEIDVDPAELSQIINRHRKPTEKLIFRLEIHSNRNFPALLWFKILEKERAYELQHNRNIIEDEKRHVKQRLEFSF, encoded by the coding sequence ATGAAATCGTTAAAAAATATAGAAAAAGAGCTTACTCCCAAAGAAATCGCTGAATCGTTGATTTTTCCTGATACCAGGTCTCCAAAACAAAGAGAGGCCTTATTGGAAGCATATAGCGAACATAGGAAAAAGGGTTCCGCCAAACAATCGGAGAAAGCTAAACTGATTGCATTGCTACTGCAATTGAAATTCTTGATTGAGGATTATATTGCTTCAGATAAGTTTAATAAAGAACTCTACTTCGGCTATTTTCTGAAAGAATATATACAACGGCTGGAAAAGAAAAATAAAGAATTCGCACAAGAAATAGATGTTGATCCGGCGGAGCTAAGTCAAATAATTAATCGGCATCGGAAGCCGACGGAAAAACTAATTTTCAGATTGGAAATCCATTCTAACAGAAATTTTCCGGCCCTTCTGTGGTTTAAAATACTGGAAAAAGAAAGAGCATATGAATTACAGCATAATAGGAATATTATAGAAGACGAGAAAAGACATGTAAAGCAAAGGCTAGAGTTTTCTTTTTAG
- a CDS encoding coiled-coil domain-containing protein: MTYRLLTSALAFLLVLLYTTAAAQTAGTSILVSIESKASQIAANDEKVAELNRKRMDSYAAETEKLQQLKQQLKDLQAEKVRALYELENGFYCSQCNTPKSQFEARGESFTAHLRSVNGRAVPAKPEVVKAKMDEYDRRISDLEAAIKKFETEENEFTRKRADLDRQINDLKAASEKLCEEIVSLSKSYKEKVLEEAKSMHLFWAGDLMRTAAEKHFVEDRINILQVKLNDLAAEESKAVSELKDKVARKVEEEKNNLRNKVAANNQRLPELDRTYRDRAARLNTELTQWNTRLQAVNTELAANKFTADDLPKLQAEKSDLETKISAGREQLAAYEAAYNKEHQAILDENKSMNDRIWDLTVNLSKAQDAALEGLRNAFAAKRKILQDGIAGRSAYLQSLGSTLLSKKEASRQKHLQYASKVDAERIRLLRACQKGGCSCYGTDTHGEVNANWNRTMGCIGEMEGAHFSGDPVYGCIEEGALYKQHYNSLLGGLSDSDLEALQRTNSKVRYDLILKKVTN, translated from the coding sequence ATGACCTATCGCCTGCTGACCAGCGCCCTTGCCTTTCTGCTGGTTCTCCTCTATACCACCGCCGCCGCGCAAACGGCCGGCACATCCATACTCGTCAGTATTGAATCCAAAGCCAGCCAGATTGCCGCCAACGATGAAAAGGTGGCCGAACTGAACCGTAAACGGATGGATTCTTACGCCGCGGAAACCGAAAAGCTGCAACAGCTCAAACAACAGCTGAAGGATTTGCAGGCGGAAAAAGTCAGGGCGCTGTACGAGCTGGAAAACGGTTTCTACTGCAGCCAGTGCAATACGCCGAAATCACAGTTCGAAGCCCGCGGCGAAAGTTTTACCGCCCACCTCCGTTCGGTGAACGGCCGCGCCGTACCGGCAAAGCCGGAAGTCGTAAAAGCGAAAATGGACGAATACGACCGGCGCATCAGCGACCTCGAAGCAGCCATCAAAAAATTCGAAACGGAAGAGAACGAATTTACCCGCAAGCGCGCGGACCTCGACCGGCAGATCAACGACCTGAAAGCCGCCAGTGAAAAACTGTGCGAGGAAATCGTTTCCCTCAGCAAATCGTACAAAGAAAAAGTACTGGAGGAAGCCAAATCCATGCACCTGTTCTGGGCCGGCGACCTGATGCGCACCGCCGCGGAAAAACACTTCGTGGAAGACCGCATCAACATCCTGCAGGTAAAACTGAACGACCTCGCCGCCGAAGAGTCCAAAGCCGTTTCGGAGCTGAAAGACAAAGTCGCCAGAAAGGTGGAAGAAGAAAAGAATAACCTGCGCAATAAAGTGGCCGCCAACAACCAGCGGTTGCCCGAGCTGGACAGAACGTACCGCGACCGCGCCGCCCGCCTGAACACGGAGCTGACGCAATGGAACACCCGCCTGCAGGCTGTGAATACGGAACTCGCCGCCAACAAATTCACCGCCGACGATTTGCCGAAGCTGCAGGCGGAAAAAAGCGACCTGGAAACGAAAATCTCCGCGGGCCGCGAGCAGCTCGCGGCATATGAAGCAGCATACAATAAAGAGCACCAGGCCATCCTCGACGAGAACAAATCGATGAACGACAGGATATGGGACCTGACGGTGAACCTGTCCAAAGCACAGGACGCCGCCCTGGAAGGTTTGCGGAACGCCTTCGCCGCCAAACGCAAGATCCTGCAGGACGGCATCGCCGGGCGCAGTGCTTATTTACAGTCGCTCGGCAGCACCCTGCTCAGTAAAAAGGAAGCCAGCCGGCAGAAGCACCTGCAATATGCGTCCAAAGTTGATGCGGAGCGCATCCGGTTGCTGCGCGCATGCCAGAAAGGCGGCTGCTCCTGCTACGGAACAGACACGCACGGCGAGGTGAACGCCAACTGGAACCGCACCATGGGCTGCATCGGCGAAATGGAAGGCGCCCATTTCAGCGGCGATCCCGTGTACGGCTGCATCGAAGAAGGCGCGCTATACAAACAGCATTACAACTCCCTGCTGGGCGGCCTTTCAGACTCCGATCTCGAAGCCCTGCAACGCACCAATTCCAAAGTGCGCTACGACCTGATCCTGAAAAAAGTAACCAATTAA